One window of Nocardioides dongkuii genomic DNA carries:
- a CDS encoding GNAT family N-acetyltransferase: protein MSPRVRIVQLSPEALRALADGDLAAAAPLAPVPLTPWLVSAERIGTWRMRARQAVESPEDLPWITGIVRDEAAGLTVGAGGFHAAPDERGMVEAGYGVDPAYRRRGYARAVLEGLIERARAEPSVTVLRLTISPENEPSLALARQYPFVVVGEQWDEEDGLETIYELGV, encoded by the coding sequence GTGAGCCCGCGGGTCCGCATCGTCCAGCTCTCCCCCGAGGCGCTGCGGGCCCTGGCCGACGGCGACCTGGCCGCGGCCGCGCCGCTGGCACCGGTGCCGCTCACGCCGTGGCTGGTCTCCGCGGAGCGGATCGGCACCTGGCGGATGCGTGCCCGGCAGGCCGTGGAGTCACCCGAGGACCTGCCCTGGATCACCGGGATCGTCCGCGACGAGGCCGCGGGGCTGACGGTCGGCGCGGGCGGATTCCACGCCGCCCCCGACGAGCGGGGCATGGTGGAGGCGGGGTACGGCGTGGACCCGGCGTACCGCCGCCGGGGCTACGCCCGCGCCGTCCTCGAGGGCCTGATCGAGCGGGCGCGCGCGGAGCCCTCGGTCACCGTGCTGCGGCTGACCATCTCCCCGGAGAACGAGCCGTCCCTGGCGCTGGCGCGGCAGTACCCGTTCGTCGTGGTGGGCGAGCAGTGGGACGAGGAGGACGGGCTCGAGACGATCTACGAGCTCGGCGTCTGA
- a CDS encoding acyl-CoA dehydrogenase family protein — translation MISLDDPRKFRTLAGQAHQVAMNMLRPISRKYDLAEHTYPQELDMLAAMIDGLAESGASEGAGAAGVRREETPAESDGVKNGANLASVMSIAEMCWGDVGLLLSMPRQGLGNSAIASVADQEQHERFDGVWAGMAITEPGTGSDSANIKTTAVLDGDEYVLNGEKIYVTAGDRADHIVVWATLDRSLGRAAIKSFVVPKGTPGMRVDRLEHKLGIRASDTATIIFENCRVPKENLLGSPEVDPKQGFAGAMATFDNTRPLVASMAVGCAKAALDLTRDLLEQAGVVVDYDRPAAAQSAAAATLLRLEADWEGARLLMLQAAWMADNRQPNSLEASMAKAKAGRVGSDVTLSCVELAGTLGYSEAELLEKWSRDSKILDIFEGTQQIQQLIVARRVLGLTSAELK, via the coding sequence ATGATCTCCCTGGACGACCCGAGGAAGTTCCGCACCCTGGCGGGCCAGGCCCACCAGGTCGCGATGAACATGCTGCGGCCGATCTCGCGCAAGTACGACCTCGCCGAGCACACGTACCCGCAGGAACTCGACATGCTCGCCGCGATGATCGACGGGCTCGCCGAGTCCGGCGCCAGCGAGGGGGCCGGCGCGGCTGGCGTACGCCGCGAGGAGACGCCCGCCGAGAGCGACGGCGTCAAGAACGGCGCGAACCTCGCCTCGGTGATGTCGATCGCCGAGATGTGCTGGGGCGACGTGGGGCTGCTGCTCTCGATGCCCCGCCAGGGCCTCGGCAACTCCGCGATCGCCTCGGTCGCCGACCAGGAGCAGCACGAGCGGTTCGACGGCGTGTGGGCCGGCATGGCGATCACCGAGCCCGGCACCGGCTCGGACTCCGCCAACATCAAGACCACGGCGGTGCTGGACGGCGACGAGTACGTCCTCAACGGCGAGAAGATCTACGTCACGGCCGGCGACCGCGCCGACCACATCGTGGTGTGGGCGACCCTGGACCGGTCCCTGGGCCGCGCGGCGATCAAGTCCTTCGTGGTGCCGAAGGGGACGCCGGGCATGCGCGTCGACCGGCTCGAGCACAAGCTCGGCATCCGGGCCTCGGACACCGCGACGATCATCTTCGAGAACTGCCGGGTGCCGAAGGAGAACCTCCTCGGCTCGCCCGAGGTCGACCCCAAGCAGGGCTTCGCCGGGGCGATGGCGACCTTCGACAACACCCGCCCGCTGGTCGCGTCCATGGCGGTCGGCTGCGCGAAGGCGGCCCTCGACCTCACCCGCGACCTGCTGGAGCAGGCCGGCGTCGTCGTCGACTACGACCGCCCCGCAGCGGCCCAGTCGGCGGCCGCCGCGACCCTGCTGCGGCTCGAGGCCGACTGGGAGGGCGCCCGGCTGCTGATGCTCCAGGCGGCCTGGATGGCCGACAACCGCCAGCCCAACTCGCTGGAGGCCTCGATGGCCAAGGCGAAGGCCGGCCGGGTGGGCTCCGACGTCACGCTCAGCTGCGTCGAGCTGGCCGGCACGCTGGGCTACAGCGAGGCCGAGCTGCTCGAGAAGTGGTCGCGCGACTCCAAGATCCTCGACATCTTCGAGGGCACCCAGCAGATCCAGCAGCTCATCGTCGCCCGCCGGGTCCTGGGGCTCACCAGCGCCGAGCTGAAGTAA
- a CDS encoding YiaA/YiaB family inner membrane protein: protein MSTPTQTRNTTAFFAQAGISFAVALAALLLAVLYLPVDPWTRAFLAVTTLWLTTSAFTLAKCIRDAQEDQYVVSRLDQARVDKLLADHDPFRSVS from the coding sequence ATGAGCACACCGACCCAGACCCGCAACACCACCGCCTTCTTCGCCCAGGCCGGCATCTCCTTCGCCGTCGCCCTCGCCGCGCTGCTGCTCGCGGTCCTCTACCTGCCGGTCGACCCGTGGACCCGGGCGTTCCTCGCCGTCACCACGCTGTGGCTGACCACGTCGGCGTTCACGCTCGCGAAGTGCATCCGCGACGCCCAGGAGGACCAGTACGTCGTCTCGCGCCTCGACCAGGCGCGGGTGGACAAGCTCCTGGCCGACCATGATCCCTTCCGCAGCGTGTCCTGA
- the def gene encoding peptide deformylase, giving the protein MTRWGTPVMHHPQAPVTAYDEELRSLVADMVATMYAAEGVGLAACQIGVDRAVFVFDCPDASGERTVGVVCNPVLTLPEGKDRQLDVAEEGCLSFPGAFVDCARPDTATVTGTGLDGTPVTFTGDGLLARCLQHETDHTLGTVFGDRLPIKQRKKLQKAHDKAADEYPPDWPA; this is encoded by the coding sequence ATGACCCGCTGGGGCACCCCCGTGATGCACCACCCCCAGGCCCCCGTCACGGCGTACGACGAGGAGCTGCGGTCGCTGGTCGCCGACATGGTCGCGACGATGTACGCCGCGGAGGGCGTCGGGCTCGCGGCGTGCCAGATCGGCGTGGACCGCGCGGTCTTCGTCTTCGACTGCCCCGACGCGAGCGGCGAGCGCACGGTCGGCGTCGTCTGCAACCCGGTGCTCACCCTGCCCGAGGGCAAGGACCGCCAGCTCGACGTCGCCGAGGAGGGCTGCCTGTCCTTCCCGGGCGCGTTCGTCGACTGTGCCCGCCCGGACACCGCGACGGTCACCGGCACCGGCCTGGACGGGACGCCGGTCACGTTCACCGGCGACGGCCTGCTCGCCCGGTGCCTGCAGCACGAGACCGACCACACCCTCGGCACCGTCTTCGGCGACCGGCTCCCGATCAAGCAGCGCAAGAAGCTGCAGAAGGCCCACGACAAGGCCGCGGACGAGTACCCCCCGGACTGGCCCGCGTGA
- a CDS encoding acyl-CoA dehydrogenase family protein encodes MSLIQSLRPGGKHGLSSKETRDPIGYAVAALNRLAQSDVLDRVGLRKQAEQAVFTTTRSGFKTVTAASRGFARAGRKGSPGARPTPTAGRGVFDLTPTEDEQMLVDVVTELADEVLRPAAAEADEACAAPEAVLKAGLEVGLPILGVPEALGGISEERSAMAGALVAEALAKGDMGLAVASLAPGAVATALGLWGSESQQQTYLPAFSEAEVPAAALALSEPTVLFDALEPSTTAERTSGGYVLNGVKSAVPRGAEAELFVVGARLDGKPVLFLVESGTPGLEVVADPGMGVRAAAMTRLVLTDVTLPEGSVLGETDGTTYAECVRLSRLAWCALAVGTAQAVLDYVTPYVKEREAFGEPIAHRQSVAFMVADIAIELQAMRLLTWKAASRAAAGKDFAREVALARRLCADKGMRIGLDGVQLLGGHGFVKEHPVERWYRDLRAVGVMEGVVMV; translated from the coding sequence ATGTCCCTGATCCAGAGCCTCAGGCCCGGCGGCAAGCACGGGCTGTCGTCGAAGGAGACGCGCGACCCGATCGGGTACGCCGTCGCCGCGCTCAACCGCCTCGCCCAGAGCGACGTCCTGGACCGGGTCGGCCTGCGCAAGCAGGCCGAGCAGGCGGTCTTCACCACGACCCGGAGCGGGTTCAAGACCGTCACCGCCGCGAGCCGCGGCTTCGCGCGGGCCGGGCGGAAGGGCAGCCCCGGCGCCCGCCCGACCCCCACGGCCGGCCGCGGCGTCTTCGACCTCACCCCGACCGAGGACGAGCAGATGCTCGTCGACGTGGTCACCGAGCTCGCCGACGAGGTCCTGCGCCCCGCCGCGGCGGAGGCGGACGAGGCGTGCGCGGCCCCCGAGGCCGTGCTCAAGGCGGGGCTCGAGGTCGGGCTGCCGATCCTCGGCGTCCCCGAGGCGCTCGGCGGCATCTCCGAGGAGCGCTCGGCGATGGCCGGCGCGCTGGTCGCCGAGGCGCTCGCCAAGGGCGACATGGGCCTCGCCGTCGCCTCGCTGGCCCCCGGCGCGGTCGCGACCGCGCTCGGCCTCTGGGGCTCGGAGTCCCAGCAGCAGACCTACCTCCCGGCGTTCAGCGAGGCCGAGGTGCCGGCCGCGGCGCTCGCACTGTCCGAGCCCACCGTGCTCTTCGACGCCCTCGAGCCCTCGACCACCGCGGAGCGCACCAGCGGCGGCTACGTCCTCAACGGCGTGAAGTCGGCGGTGCCGCGCGGCGCCGAGGCCGAGCTGTTCGTCGTCGGGGCGCGCCTGGACGGGAAGCCGGTGCTCTTCCTCGTCGAGTCCGGCACCCCCGGCCTCGAGGTCGTCGCCGACCCCGGCATGGGCGTCCGCGCCGCCGCCATGACCCGGCTGGTGCTCACCGACGTCACCCTCCCCGAGGGCAGCGTGCTCGGCGAGACCGACGGCACGACGTACGCCGAGTGCGTGCGGCTCTCCCGGCTGGCCTGGTGCGCGCTCGCCGTCGGCACCGCCCAGGCGGTCCTCGACTACGTGACGCCGTACGTCAAGGAGCGCGAGGCGTTCGGCGAGCCGATCGCCCACCGCCAGTCGGTGGCGTTCATGGTCGCCGACATCGCGATCGAGCTGCAGGCGATGCGGCTGCTCACCTGGAAGGCCGCCTCCCGCGCCGCGGCGGGCAAGGACTTCGCCCGCGAGGTCGCGCTGGCCCGGCGCCTCTGCGCCGACAAGGGCATGCGGATCGGCCTGGACGGCGTGCAGCTGCTCGGGGGACACGGGTTCGTCAAGGAGCACCCGGTGGAGCGGTGGTACCGCGACCTGCGGGCCGTCGGAGTGATGGAAGGCGTGGTGATGGTCTGA